A genomic stretch from Peromyscus eremicus chromosome 6, PerEre_H2_v1, whole genome shotgun sequence includes:
- the LOC131913769 gene encoding speckle-type POZ protein-like, which yields MSGDQTSQRCDHTQISVQNIFYRWTISNFRFLLEEIQESIRSPTFSIGANDKWCLRIHPKGVDEESADYLSVYLVLLSCLKSPVWAKFQFLILSTDGETTHGESKTIVSRFEPGVELGFKKFILRNFLLSFVPWLLPDDKLTLLCKVSMVDDSLSNSDQNRKPRIQVPRCTLADELGELWENSQFTDCCLVVSGQEFQAHKAILAARSPVFRAMFQHDMKESRKNRFEIPNLEPQVFKAMMDFIYTGTATDLDSIADTLLAAAGRYGLERLKVMCEDALCRDLSVENAAHTLVLADLHRAGHLKTQALDFITAHASEISETSGWKTMVESRPHLLAESYHSLASAHRSFWQPPSNA from the coding sequence ATGTCAGGGGACCAGACATCCCAGAGATGTGACCACACCCAAATCAGCGTCCAGAATATTTTCTACAGGTGGACCATCAGCAACTTTCGTTTTCTTCTGGAGGAAATTCAGGAAAGCATTAGAAGCCCAACTTTCTCAATAGGAgccaatgacaaatggtgtttgagaATACACCCGAAGGGAGTGGATGAAGAAAGTGcagattacctgtcagtttacctagtgttgctcagctgtctaaagagtcctgtttgggcaaagttccagTTCTTGATATTAAGCACCGATGGAGAGACAACCCACGGTGAGAGCAAAACTATAGTCTCTAGGTTCGAGCCAGGTGTTGAACTGGGGTTTAAAAAGTTCATCCTTCGAAACTTCCTCTTGTCCTTTGTACCTTGGCTTCTCCCAGATGACAAGCTCACCCTCCTCTGCAAGGTGAGCATGGTTGATGACTCTTTGAGCAACTCTGACCAGAACAGAAAGCCAAGAATTCAGGTTCCTAGATGCACCTTggcagatgagctaggagagctgtgggagaattcccaattcacagactgctgcctggtggtatctggccaggaatttcaggctcacaaggccatcttagcagctcgctctccagttttcagagccatgtttcaacatgacatgaaggagagcagaaagaaccGCTTTGAGATCCCCAACCTGGAGCCGCAAgtcttcaaggcaatgatggacttcatttacacAGGAACAGCAACAGACCTGGACAGCATAGCAGATACTCTGCTGGCAGCTGCTGGCAGGTATGGCCTGGagcgtttgaaggtcatgtgtgaggatgccctctgcagggacctctctgtggagaatgctgcccacactcttGTCCTGGCTGACCTCCATAGAGCAGGGCATCTGAAAACCCAGGCATTGGATTTCATTACAGCACATGCTTCTGAGATCTCTGAGACTTCaggctggaagacaatggtgGAGTCACGTCCCCACTTGCTAGCTGAATCATACCATTCCCTGGCTTCTGCTCACCGCTCTTTCTGGCAGCCCCCCTCAAACGCCTAA